The Parafrankia discariae DNA window TGGACTACCGCGATCTCGGGGCGTCCCTGCCGCCGCGGCCGCGGATGCGGATGGGCTCCCCTCGACTGCTGACCACGACCGCGCTGCATCCGCGCCAGGCGACACCGATGGTCGCGCTGGCGGCGCTGCTCCCACAGGGCCGTGGCCAGATCGCCGCCATCGGTGATCTCGTGGCCGAGGCGACCGCCCGCATCGAGCGTCCGCTGGACGCGCTGGCCGCCAAGCGCTCGGCCGCGGTGCCCCCCGGCGCCCGCCGGGGACGCCAGTCCGTCTCACTGGCCGCGAACGGCTGGCCGCGGTCCCCGCGCCTGCGCATCGTCGCGATGGACTTCGACTCGGGCGGCCGGGTGCTCTTCGGCTCCCCGGACGCGCCGCGGGCAACCCTGCCCGACGCGGTGATGGCCTCGTGCGCCATCCCTGGCTGGTACGCGCCGATCGAGATCGCCGGCCGGCGCTTCGTGGACGGCGGCACCAGATCACCGGCGTCCCTGGACCTGCTGGCCGAGGAGGAGCTGGACGAAGTGCTGGTGCTCGCGCCGGCCTGCTCCTTCGACAGCGACCGGCCACGCGGCGCCATCGCCCGGGTCGAGCGGCAGATGCGCCGCGCCGCGACGCGCCGGCTGACCCGCGAGATCGAGCTGCTGGAGGCCGCCGGAACCCGGGTGAGAGTGCTGTGCCCGGGGCCGGAGGACCTCGAGGTGATCGGCGGCAACGTCATGGACCTGACGCGCCGCGCGGAGGTGTTCGAGACCTCCCTGCGTACCTCGGTCGCCACGCTGCGAACCGTGTTCGGCACCGACACCCGCCCCACCCGCCCCATCCGGGCCGCGCGGGCGGCGGGGACCACGACCGGCCCCGGGGACCCCGCTGCCACCGCGGGCGGTCCGGGACGTCGCGCCGGAGCCCGGGAGGCGCTCGACCGGCCGGCGGCGGCGCCCACAGTCGACCAGAAGGCGGACCTCGGTCTGGTCGGCTGACGGCGGGTTGCCACACTGGGCACATGCGTGTCTACCTTCCCTCGACGCTGACGGCCGCCCGCGCGGTGCTGCACGAGCGGAAGGTGCCGCCCGGCATGGCGTTCGCGGTCACTCCCGCCGTGCGGGAGTGGTACAGCCAGTCCGACATGGAGGAGATGGAGTTCGCGGCGTTGCAGGACGCGGCCCGGGCGAGCCTGCGCCTGCTCGACGCCGACCCGGGGTCGCCGCCGCGGCGTTTCGTCTTCGCCGCGGACGTCGACGAGCGGCTGGTGCGGGTCCGCGACGACCTGGACCGGGGGGCGGTCGAGATCGTCGAGTCGGTGCCGCTGGCCGCCGTTCAGGCCGTTCACTCCGACGACCCGTCGGACGCCGAGGCCCGGGCCGCGGTGCGGGCCGCCGTCGCGGCCGTGCTGGAGGCCGACCTCGGCAGTGACGACGCGGCCTTCATCGTCGACGGCGCGGAGGGGTTCGAACTCCTCTGGTTCGCGACGCAGGAGCTGCCAGACCTGCTCTGACCGGAGGCTTCCCACCTCCGCCGGCTCCTGCCTCCAGGCCGTGGCCCCTTCCGCCTCCGCCGCCTTCCCCGGCTCCCGCCCCGACCGCCCACGGCTCCATCGCCGTGGGTTCCGTCTGTGGTCCGCCGTCCGTGGTCTTCGGCCCCCGTGCGGCCGCGGGTGTGTCACGTCGCCGCTGGTAACACCCACGTCGGCCGTCGTCGCGGGACGAGCGGGAGTGGGTGTGATGACAATCAGGCAACAATCAAGGGTCGATGTTTGTCGTTTGATTGACCTTTGAAAGATGAAGCAGAGCATGTCCGTTGGTCGGATGTTGTTGTAGGTGGGCGGCGGGTCGATGGATCCGAGGAGCTTTGTCGTCCTCGTGTTGCTCATGACTCCCCACGGCGGACATCGATCAACGCACCGAATAGTGTTGTTGCTGATCTGGTTGGTCGCCCAATAGCTCGTCTTGCGGAGCGCGCGCATGGTCCTGCTTCGGCTGGTCCGTCGCGTGTTCCGCGGCTTCCCCGGGGTCGACGTGGGCGTCCCGTCGTGCGTTCCTTGATCTCGGTGCATCTGTGGCGTGACGTAGGAGGCTGGTGGACCGTGCTCTATCTCGCTGGGCAGATTCTGGTGTTCGTACTGCTGGCGATGATCGTCGGCGCGGCGCTCGCCTGGGTTTTCCTCGCCGCGCCGGTTCGGCGTCAGCAGGCCGCTCAGGCCCGCGCGGCCCGGGCGGCCGCCCGGGCCGCGCGGGCTCGGGCCGCCCAGGCCGAATCGGGAGGCGAGGGTGCCACCACGGCCTCCACTCCCGGTCGATCCAGCGGTACACCCACGGGTGATGCCGGCGTCGACGGTGACCTGGTCGTGCGCGACACCGATCTCGCCGCGGCCGATCTTTTCCGAGCCGAGTCCGTTCCGGCTGTGGCGGACACGGACGCCACCTGGTCCAGGCATCCGCTCGACGACGACACCTGGCCGCCCCGGGCGCCCCGGGTCGGGCCCGCGGATCTCGCCGACCTGCTGGCCCGCCTGGGTGACCAGGAGGAACGCTGGGCCACGGAGAAGACGAGCCTGACGGCCCGACTCGTCGCCGCGGAGCAGCAGGCCGTCGACTACGAGCAGCGAGTCGAGGCGGCCGAGCGGCAGGTCGCGATCGCACAGTCGCGTATCGGTGAGATCGAGGCGGCGCTGCACGCGGCTCCGGCGGTCGGGGCGGGCGCCGCCAGCGTCACCCAGCCGCAGGACGTTCCCGTCACGCCGGACACCATCGTGCTCACCGACCATGGTGAGGTCACAACCGTCGCCGACCTCGCCCGGGAGACGGCCAGGCTGCGTGAGCAACTGGAAGAGGCGGAGTCGCGCGCGGCCCGGTTCTCCTCCCGGCTCGCCATGGTCCGCACCGACGCCGAGGCGGCGCAGCGGCAGGTCGCGACGATGAGCACCCGCCTCGACCGGCACCAGGCCGAGTGGGCGGCGGAGCGGATCAAGCTCCTCGCCCGGATCGCCGAGGCGGAGGAAACCTCGCCGGCGCCGCCGCTCCTCCCGGCATCCGTTGCTGTGCCCGAGGCCATCGCAACAGCCGAGCCCGTCGAGCCCGTCGAGTCCGCGGTGGCTGAGGCCCAGGTCGAGGTCGAAACGGGCGAGGCGGGTCAGGTGGCGGACGAGCCGGAGGAGATCCACACGGTGAACGAGGCGTCGACCGATCAGGAACCGGCCACGGAGGACCCTTCTACCGAAGAGCCGGCCGCGGCGGCGCTGCCCGTGGAGGAGTCGGTCGCCGGCCTGGACGAGCTCACCTGGGCCAGGGAGTCGATCGAGGCGGAGCACCTGACCTCCACGAGGCCCGGTGCCTTCGAGTCCGGTCCGCTCGTGCGGGTCATCCCGGGGTCCCGTGATGACGACCTCGAGCTGATCGGCGCGGCGCTGGTCGGCGCGGCGGCCTCGGCGGGCGTGACCGGGCGCCCGGCGGTGGGCACGCTCGCCGGTGGGTGGAACACGGGCCCTGAGGCGGCGGGCCGGTTCCACCTCTCGGGCGCGTCGTGGGGAGGCCCGGCCGAGCCCATGCTGTCCACCGACAATCTCAAGGAGATCGTCGGGGTCGGGCCGGTGACCGAGTCGCGGCTGCGGGTCCTGGGCATCACGACGTTCCGTCAGCTAGCCACGATGGGCGACACCGATGTCAACCGCCTCGCGAAGAAGCTGGACGGGTTCGGCGATCGGATCATCACCGACGACTGGGTCGGTCAGGCGCGTGACCTCCAGGCCCGGCACCACAGCGGCCTCGCCTGAGGCACCGTTCGCACCGGAGGGCGGACGAGTGGGCCGGACACCCGAGCCCACTCGTCCCGCCGGCGGGCGGCTGGTCAGAGCCCCGAAATGAGACCCTCGATCTCGGCCTCGACGATGCGCCGATCGGTCACGTCGACGTAGAGCCACAGGTGGCCGTGGTACCCGTTCGGTCCCGCGAGCGGGATGTGGCTGCGTTCGAACACCCGGCCGTCGGCGAACATGACAGTCTCGCGGCGCGTCGTGCGGCGCCGGCGCAGGAGAGCGTCCAGCCGGCCGGCGAAACCCGCGGGGTCCTCCACCAGACCGGGGATCGGGCGCAGCTGCGCCCGGCAGTCCGTGCCGACCAGGTCGACCGGCGACTCCGCCAGCTCGAAGAGGTCGCAGTACGCCTGGTTCACGGCCACCACCAGGGCGTCCGCGTCGGCGACGAGGACCGCCGAGGGCAGCTCGGCCAGCAACGCGGTCAGCCAGCGCTCGCGCTCGTGACAGGCATCGGAAAGCCGTCGGATCTCGGCGAGCGCGCAACCGCACGAACCGTCGCCGCCGGCCTGATGACCTCGGGGCGGCCCCGCGATCTGTGACTCCGGCCGCTGCGCGGGTACCGGGCGCTCGAAGCCGCCAGCTGCGGCCGGCCGCCCGCCGGCCGCTGTCGCGCGGCCGGGGGGCGGCGGTGACCCGGCCAGCCCTCCGTGCGGGCTGACCGCTGCCCGCCACTCGGCTCCCGGTGGCAGCGCGCCGCCGCGGGCCGACCCCGGACGAGGAACGTACGAGGGAAAGCCCGGCCGGTCGGCACCGCCCGGGTCGGCACCGGAGAGATCGGCACCGGCGGGGTCGATGCCGTCCCGATCACCGTTCGCCCCCGGGCCGGGGGAGCTCAGGCCGGGGGAGTTCGGGCCGGTTGACCGGACCCGCGCCGGACCGGGCGACTGTCCGGTGAACGGCGGTTCCGCGAACGGCGACCCGGGGAACGGCTGTTCCTTGAACGGATCCTTGAACGGCGGTTCGGGGAACGGTCGATCGAACGGCGGGTCCACGAACGGCGGGTCGAACTCGGTGGACAGCGGGCGGCGGGGCGTGGGCACCGCCCAGCCCGGCCGGCCGTGGCCGGTGACGCCGTCGGGCGGATACCAGAGGTCGTCGGTGACCACGTCGAAGCGTTCGAGCTCGTCGCGCAGGAGCTCGACGGTGTCCGAGCACAGACTGTCCAGGTCGTCCAGGCCGTCACCGAGCGGTGAATCGATCCCGGCGGTGTCCGGCGCCTCAGAGCCGTGTACGCCGAGTGCCGGCCCGTGCCGCCGCCCGCCGGGGACGTTCTCCCCGCCGGCGCTCTCTTCAGTGGCGCCTTCGCCGCCGGCGCTCTCTCCGGCAGCGCCCACGGCGGTGAGGGTCCCGGCGAAGCGGCGGTGGCCGTTCTCGCCGACGACCGCCGCGGCGCGCAGTATCGCCGGCCGGGCGGATCCGTCCGGCCGGAGCAGCCGGATCTGAACCGTCAGCTCATCACCCTCGGTGACTAGCTGGCGCCACTGGCTGGTGACAGTCCGGACGTCCTCCGGATGCACGGCTCGTTCCCAGCCTCGTCCGACCGCCTTGTCCCGGGGAACTCCGGTCAACACGGACCACTGCCGGTTCACAAAGACATGCCGACCTGAGACGTCTGCGGTGAATATCCCGACCGGGCAGTTGTCGACAATTCGCCGGAAGACGTCCCATGCGGTTGCGAACATGTCGGCGGGGTTCGCGTTGTGGTCGGCGTTCATCGGAGGTCCCGGGAAGGCGTCGGTCGGGGGGCCGGCAGTGCGGTGGCCGGTGGGGGTGGTGGCGCTGGAAGATCCGTGCCCGGTGGGCATTCGGTGGGGCGGGAGGTTGGCTTACCGGGCACGTGAATGACCCCCGAGGCAGGCGTCGGCGGCGGTCGGCGACCTGGAAGGTGGTGTGGGGGAGTTCCACCGGTCGGCGCGGACCGCGCGTTGTCGGTTTCCTGTGTGGTGGCGCGGCGTACGGATTTCTGACCGCCGGCAGGTTACCGCTCCGGCGCATCGATGGGTGGCGTACGCGGCCGGCGTTTCGGCGCCGATCTGATTTCCGTCTCCATTCACCGGGGAGCGGCTCGGGGTGGTCGCATGCACCTGCCGGAGAGGACGGCGGCCCGCCGGGGAGCGGCGGCCGGTGCCGGATCGGCATCAAAGATCCGTGACGGAAAGTGACGGCCATGCGGGTGTTTGGTGGGCGCCCGCGCACTGCGTGGCTGGTTGTGGTCCGACCCGGCGCCGACGGCCGTCCGAGGTTGTGCGAACGTTGTTGCTTGCGTACCTGCTTGGAAGGGTTGATGTCGAGTGACCCGCTTCCTACGCTTCGTAGCTGATGTCCGAAGCGTGGGGAGCTGGCCGCGTGAATATGGATGAGGAGCGGCGATTCTCCGTGGCGGCAGCACGCGGGAGCTGGCCGGACGCGACCTCTCATGTGGAAGGAGAGGTTCGTGAACTGATCCGGCGGCGTTCCCTCGACCCGGAGCGGGAACCGGTCCTCATTCGTCAGCTGGTGGACGCGGTTCTCGCCGACTACGAGGAACGTGCGCTAACCAGTGATCTCCCACCCGTCGTCGACCGGGATGCGACGGTCCGTTCGGTTTACGACGCCGTCGCCGGTTTCGGGCCCCTTCAGCGCCATCTCGACGATCCCGCCGTGGAGGAGATCTGGATCAACGAGCCGGGCCGGGTGTTCGTCGCGCGGCACGGGCGCAGCGAGCTGACCACCACGATTCTCACCCAGGACCAGGTACAGGACCTGGTGGAACGCATGCTGAAGTCGTCCGGGCGCCGGGTCGACCTCTCCACCCCGTTCGTCGACGCCATGCTTCCCGACGGCTCCCGCCTGCACGTCGTCATCCCGGACATCACCCGGGTGCACTGGTCGGTGAACATCCGGAAGTTCGTCCTGTCCGCCGGCAGCCTCGACGAGCTCGTCGCACTGGGGACGATCACTCCGAACGCCGCGATGTTCCTGGAGGCCTCGGTGATCTCCGGCCTCAACGTCATCGTCGCCGGCGGCACCCAGGCCGGGAAGACGACCATGCTCAACTGCCTCGGCTCCGCCATCCCTGCCCGGGAGCGGGTGATCAGCGTCGAGGAGGTCTTCGAGCTCCGGCTGCGCGCGCCCGACTGGGTGGCCATGCAGACCCGGCAGGCGAACCTGGAGGGCACCGGTGAGATCCGGCTGCGCCGGCTCATCAAGGAGGCGCTGCGGATGCGCCCGGACCGGATCCTGGTCGGCGAGGTGCGCCAGGAGGAGGCACTCGACCTGCTCATCGCCCTCAACTCCGGCCTGCCCGGAATGTGCAGCCTGCACGCCAACTCCGCCCGCGAGGCGGTGACCAAACTGTGCACCCTCCCGCTGCTGGCCGGCGAGAACGTCACCCACTCCTTCGTGGTCCCCACCGTGGCCTCCAGCGTGGACCTGGTCGTCCACCTGTCGAAGGAGGCGGACGGCCGGCGCCGGGTCACCGAGATCGCCGCGCTGCCGGGCCGCACCGAGGGCGACACGGTCGAGATCGCCCAGATCTTCCGGACCCGCGGCAACACGCTCGTGCGCGCCGACGGGTTCCCGCCCCATCCCGAGCGGTACCTGCGCGCCGGCTACGACCTGCCGGCGCTGCTCGCCCCCAGCGAGCACGAGCGGGCGTACGCGCAGATCGCGGTCGAGCGCTGATGGGGATCTTCCTCGGCCTGCTGTTCGGCCTCGGCCTCTTCCTGATCGTGGCGAGCGGGCGTCCCCGGGCCGGCGGCGGGCGTACCGAGGCCTCCTGGGCCCGCGACCTGCGCGAGACCCTGGCGCAGGCCGGGATCCGCGGCGTCACCGCGCACCAGTTCGTCCTCATCAGCGCCGCCCTGGGGCTGGTGGCCGGCCTGGTCGTCCTGGTCTTCTCCGGCACGTTCTCGCTGGCCGTGGCCTTCGGTGCCTTCGCCTCGGCGCTGCCCCGCCAGCTCGTGCTGCGCCGGCGCCGGGCCCGCATGCACGACCTGCGCGAGCTGTGGCCCGACGTCGTCGACAACCTCGCCAGCGCGGTGCGCGCCGGCATGTCGCTGCCCGAGGGGCTGGCCGCGGTCGGCGTCCGCGGCCCGGCGCCGCTGCGCCCGGCGTTCAGCCGGTTCGGGGAGGACTACCGCGCCACCGGCTCGTTCTCGACCTGCCTCGACCGGCTCGCCGACGAGCTCGCCGACCCCGTCGCGGACCGGATCATCGAGTCGCTGCGGATGACCCGCGAGGTCGGCGGCACCGACCTCGGCCGGCTGCTGCGCACCCTGTCGACCTTCCTGCGTGAGGACGCCCGCACCCGCGCCGAGCTGGAGACCCGTCAGGCCTGGACGGTCAACGCGGCCCGGCTCGCGATGGCGGCGCCGTGGATCGTCCTGCTCCTGCTCGCCAGCCGCGGCGAGAACATCCAGGCTTACGACAGCCCCACCGGGGTGCTGGTGCTCCTCGGCGGCGCCGGGGTCTCCGTCCTGGCCTACCTGCTCATGAAGCGGATCGGGCGCCTGCCCGAGGAGGGACGGGTGCTGCGACCGTGAACGGATCTTCGGACGGACGGGTGGGCCGGGAGCCGGGGGCGGCCCAATGAGCACGGTGGCCGCGGGCGCGCTGCTCGGGCTCCTCCTCGGAGTCGGGCTCGTCATCGTGATCTACCGGTCGCCGCCCGCGCGAAAGGTGCGGCTGGCGGACCGGCTCGACCCCTACCTGCGCGACACGCCGACCCCGTCGCGCCTGCTGGCGGAGGGCGCCCGCCGAGGCGGCCGGTCCGCGCCGGGCTCCTCCGGCACGGCGCGGGAGGCGGGCGGGCGTCCCGCCATGGCCGGGAGCGGGGCCGCGCGGTTCGGGCTCGGAGCGGCGGAGGCGCTGGCCCGGCCGTTCGTCGAGGACGCCGCCCGCCGCCTCGACCGCTTCCTCGGCGGCCGGGTGGCCCTCAACCGGCGGCTCGTCCAGGCGGGTGGGCGCACCCCCGTCGAGGAGTTCCGGGTGCAACAGGTGATCTGCGCGGTCGCCGGTGCCCTGCTCGGCGCCCTCGTCCTGGCGATGCGCACGCTGCTCGGGGTCGGGCCACCCGCGCTCGTCGGGATCGCGCTGGTGGTCGCCGGCGCCGCCGGCGGCATCCTGGCGCGGGACTGGTGGCTCACCCGGGCGATCCACGAGCGCGAGGACCGCATGCTCATGGAGTTCCCCACCGTCGCCGAGCTGCTGGCACTCGCGGTCACCGCGGGGGAGTCCGCGATCGGCGCGCTGGAACGGGTCAGCCGCCTCACCCACGGGGAGCTGGGAACGGAACTGCGGCTCGCGCTCGCCGACGCGCACGCGGGCGCCTCCCTCGTGCAGGCCCTGGAAGGCATCGCCACCCGCACGTCGCTACCGCCGCTGGCCAGGTTCGTCGACGGCATGGCCGTCGCCATCGAGCGCGGCACACCCCTGGCGGACGTCCTGCGGGCGCAGGCGGTGGACGTCCGCGAGGCGGGCAAACGCCAGCTGCTCGAGGCCGGCGGGCGCAAGGAGATCGCGATGATGATCCCGGTGGTCTTCCTCATCCTGCCGACAACGGTGATCTTCGCCTTCTACCCGGCGTTGGTCAGCTTCACGGTGATCGCGCAGTGACCCGCGGCATCAGTTCGAAATGGCCAAAATGAGGGAGGGGACCATGAGCAGGTTCGGAGCGAGGGCCCGGGACGGCGGCCGGGCCGCGGTGCGGGCGACCGTGGGACGGGCGACCGCGACGGGGTCGGCCGTGGCGGGGTCGGTGTCGCGCTGGGCGGCGCGGCGGGAGCGGCAGGCGCCGAGCGGGGCCGACCGCGGGGACGTGCCCGGCTGGGTGATGGTGACCGTCATGACGGCCGCGCTGGTGGTCGCGATCACCACCCTGGCGACGCCGGCCCTGCAGACACTGTTCACCTCGGCCATCGAACAGGTGACCGGCATCGCCGGCGACTGAACGATCCCGGCTGTGCGCAGGTGGCCGCCACGCTTCCCGTGGCGTCGGGGTGGGCCGGCCGTCCCGAACGACTCCGCGGATCACGGGCGCGGTGACGGCGGGTCCGTGGACCGGGCGACCGGTGCCGGTGACGGCGGGTCCGCGATCGTCGAGTTCGTCCTGGTCGGGACGCTGCTGCTGATGCTCATCCTGGGCGTCATCCAGGTGGGGCTGGTCCTGCACGTGCGCAACACCCTGGCCGCGGACGCCGCCGAGGGCGCGCGCCACGCCGCCAACCTGGAAGTCCCGGCGAGCGAGGGCGGGACCTACGCCCAGCGGCTCATCGCCGAGACGCTCCCCGGCCGCGCGGACACCGTCTGCACCGGGCAGGAGGAGGCCGGCCCGGGTGACATCCCCCTGGTCCAGGTGACCTGCACGGTCGTGGTGCCGCTCAGCCTCGTACCACTCGGCGACGGTGTCACCGTGACGGTGACCGGCCACGCCGTGAAGGAGACGCCTTGACGGCCCCCCCGGCCCCCCCGACCGCTCCAGGCGCGGACGCCGCTGGTCCGGCACAGGCCGCGGACCCGACAGACGGCTCGCGGCGAGCGGACCGCGACCGGGGCTCGGCGATGATCGAGTTCGTCGGGCTCTCGATCGTGCTCCTCATCCCGTTCGTCTA harbors:
- a CDS encoding type II secretion system F family protein translates to MGIFLGLLFGLGLFLIVASGRPRAGGGRTEASWARDLRETLAQAGIRGVTAHQFVLISAALGLVAGLVVLVFSGTFSLAVAFGAFASALPRQLVLRRRRARMHDLRELWPDVVDNLASAVRAGMSLPEGLAAVGVRGPAPLRPAFSRFGEDYRATGSFSTCLDRLADELADPVADRIIESLRMTREVGGTDLGRLLRTLSTFLREDARTRAELETRQAWTVNAARLAMAAPWIVLLLLASRGENIQAYDSPTGVLVLLGGAGVSVLAYLLMKRIGRLPEEGRVLRP
- a CDS encoding PAS domain-containing protein — translated: MNADHNANPADMFATAWDVFRRIVDNCPVGIFTADVSGRHVFVNRQWSVLTGVPRDKAVGRGWERAVHPEDVRTVTSQWRQLVTEGDELTVQIRLLRPDGSARPAILRAAAVVGENGHRRFAGTLTAVGAAGESAGGEGATEESAGGENVPGGRRHGPALGVHGSEAPDTAGIDSPLGDGLDDLDSLCSDTVELLRDELERFDVVTDDLWYPPDGVTGHGRPGWAVPTPRRPLSTEFDPPFVDPPFDRPFPEPPFKDPFKEQPFPGSPFAEPPFTGQSPGPARVRSTGPNSPGLSSPGPGANGDRDGIDPAGADLSGADPGGADRPGFPSYVPRPGSARGGALPPGAEWRAAVSPHGGLAGSPPPPGRATAAGGRPAAAGGFERPVPAQRPESQIAGPPRGHQAGGDGSCGCALAEIRRLSDACHERERWLTALLAELPSAVLVADADALVVAVNQAYCDLFELAESPVDLVGTDCRAQLRPIPGLVEDPAGFAGRLDALLRRRRTTRRETVMFADGRVFERSHIPLAGPNGYHGHLWLYVDVTDRRIVEAEIEGLISGL
- a CDS encoding CpaF family protein, which translates into the protein MAAARGSWPDATSHVEGEVRELIRRRSLDPEREPVLIRQLVDAVLADYEERALTSDLPPVVDRDATVRSVYDAVAGFGPLQRHLDDPAVEEIWINEPGRVFVARHGRSELTTTILTQDQVQDLVERMLKSSGRRVDLSTPFVDAMLPDGSRLHVVIPDITRVHWSVNIRKFVLSAGSLDELVALGTITPNAAMFLEASVISGLNVIVAGGTQAGKTTMLNCLGSAIPARERVISVEEVFELRLRAPDWVAMQTRQANLEGTGEIRLRRLIKEALRMRPDRILVGEVRQEEALDLLIALNSGLPGMCSLHANSAREAVTKLCTLPLLAGENVTHSFVVPTVASSVDLVVHLSKEADGRRRVTEIAALPGRTEGDTVEIAQIFRTRGNTLVRADGFPPHPERYLRAGYDLPALLAPSEHERAYAQIAVER
- a CDS encoding type II secretion system F family protein produces the protein MSTVAAGALLGLLLGVGLVIVIYRSPPARKVRLADRLDPYLRDTPTPSRLLAEGARRGGRSAPGSSGTAREAGGRPAMAGSGAARFGLGAAEALARPFVEDAARRLDRFLGGRVALNRRLVQAGGRTPVEEFRVQQVICAVAGALLGALVLAMRTLLGVGPPALVGIALVVAGAAGGILARDWWLTRAIHEREDRMLMEFPTVAELLALAVTAGESAIGALERVSRLTHGELGTELRLALADAHAGASLVQALEGIATRTSLPPLARFVDGMAVAIERGTPLADVLRAQAVDVREAGKRQLLEAGGRKEIAMMIPVVFLILPTTVIFAFYPALVSFTVIAQ
- a CDS encoding DUF6912 family protein is translated as MRVYLPSTLTAARAVLHERKVPPGMAFAVTPAVREWYSQSDMEEMEFAALQDAARASLRLLDADPGSPPRRFVFAADVDERLVRVRDDLDRGAVEIVESVPLAAVQAVHSDDPSDAEARAAVRAAVAAVLEADLGSDDAAFIVDGAEGFELLWFATQELPDLL
- a CDS encoding patatin-like phospholipase family protein; translation: MPRKRASRRGLVLGAGGVLGSAWMIGALRAVESERSIDVRGHDLVLGTSAGSVIAALLGLGVGADVMVNSERGIFEPGYPVLDYRDLGASLPPRPRMRMGSPRLLTTTALHPRQATPMVALAALLPQGRGQIAAIGDLVAEATARIERPLDALAAKRSAAVPPGARRGRQSVSLAANGWPRSPRLRIVAMDFDSGGRVLFGSPDAPRATLPDAVMASCAIPGWYAPIEIAGRRFVDGGTRSPASLDLLAEEELDEVLVLAPACSFDSDRPRGAIARVERQMRRAATRRLTREIELLEAAGTRVRVLCPGPEDLEVIGGNVMDLTRRAEVFETSLRTSVATLRTVFGTDTRPTRPIRAARAAGTTTGPGDPAATAGGPGRRAGAREALDRPAAAPTVDQKADLGLVG
- a CDS encoding TadE family protein, whose protein sequence is MDRATGAGDGGSAIVEFVLVGTLLLMLILGVIQVGLVLHVRNTLAADAAEGARHAANLEVPASEGGTYAQRLIAETLPGRADTVCTGQEEAGPGDIPLVQVTCTVVVPLSLVPLGDGVTVTVTGHAVKETP